In Alicyclobacillus macrosporangiidus CPP55, a single window of DNA contains:
- the trxA gene encoding thioredoxin, translating to MAKEVTDATFAAFVQSDKPVLIDFWATWCGPCRMMAPVIEEIAEEYADRLEVGKLDVDQNPQTASQYGIMSIPTLLVFKDGQVVKQLIGYRSKADLVSQLADVL from the coding sequence ATGGCAAAAGAAGTCACGGACGCGACCTTCGCGGCGTTTGTACAGTCGGATAAGCCGGTGCTGATCGACTTTTGGGCGACTTGGTGCGGCCCGTGCCGGATGATGGCGCCGGTCATCGAGGAAATCGCTGAGGAGTATGCGGACCGGCTCGAGGTGGGCAAGCTCGACGTCGACCAAAACCCACAGACGGCGAGCCAGTATGGCATCATGAGCATCCCGACGTTGTTGGTGTTTAAGGACGGACAGGTGGTCAAGCAACTCATCGGTTACCGATCCAAGGCCGATCTGGTCAGCCAACTGGCCGACGTGCTGTGA
- a CDS encoding glutamate-1-semialdehyde 2,1-aminomutase has translation MDFTQSHLWQRRADAVILGGVNSPSRSFKSVGGGTPVVMARAQGSRFIDVDGNTYIDYLAAYGPLVLGHAHPRVMEALRAATYDGILYGTPTKWEVEFAETLRAAIPDLERVRFVNSGTEAVMTTIRVARGATGRNKILKFAGCYHGHSDAVLVAAGSGPSSIGVPDSAGVTRAIAGEVITVPYNDLEAYDEALAVHGEDLAAVLVEPIVGNFGIVPPEQPDYLAEVIARAHRVGALVIFDEVITAFRFHYGTAAQLYGVHADLYALGKIIGGGLPIGAYGGRRDVMESVAPLGPVYQAGTMAGNPASMRTGLACLEVLRDPEVYRHMDRLGAALEQGILASAQRHGVAITINRVGGAFTVFFGSHRVRDYAGAQATDGRRFAALFHALLRRGVFIAPSKYEAWFVSAQHTDADIEETLAAVDASLAEVTAMTST, from the coding sequence ATGGATTTCACACAGAGCCACCTCTGGCAGCGGCGCGCCGACGCCGTGATCCTCGGCGGGGTGAACAGCCCGTCGCGCTCATTCAAATCGGTGGGCGGCGGCACGCCGGTGGTGATGGCGCGCGCACAAGGGTCGCGGTTCATCGACGTGGACGGGAACACGTACATCGACTATCTGGCGGCCTACGGGCCCCTGGTGCTGGGGCACGCCCATCCCCGGGTGATGGAGGCGCTGCGGGCAGCCACCTACGACGGGATCCTGTACGGGACCCCGACGAAGTGGGAGGTGGAGTTCGCGGAGACGCTGCGGGCGGCCATCCCGGACCTGGAGCGGGTGCGCTTTGTCAACTCCGGCACCGAGGCGGTGATGACCACCATTCGTGTCGCCCGCGGAGCGACCGGCCGCAACAAGATCCTGAAGTTCGCCGGTTGTTACCACGGCCACTCCGACGCGGTTTTGGTCGCCGCCGGCTCAGGGCCGTCCTCCATCGGCGTGCCCGACAGCGCGGGCGTGACGCGCGCCATCGCCGGCGAGGTGATCACGGTTCCGTACAACGACCTCGAGGCGTACGACGAGGCGCTCGCCGTCCACGGAGAGGACCTGGCCGCGGTGCTCGTCGAGCCCATCGTGGGCAACTTCGGGATCGTCCCGCCGGAGCAGCCGGATTACCTGGCGGAGGTCATCGCCCGGGCTCACCGGGTAGGCGCACTGGTGATCTTCGACGAGGTGATCACCGCCTTCCGCTTCCACTACGGTACGGCGGCCCAGCTGTACGGCGTGCACGCCGATCTGTACGCCCTCGGCAAGATCATCGGCGGCGGCCTGCCCATCGGCGCCTACGGCGGCCGGCGGGATGTGATGGAGTCGGTGGCCCCGCTCGGGCCGGTGTACCAGGCGGGCACCATGGCCGGCAATCCGGCCTCGATGCGCACAGGGTTGGCGTGCCTCGAGGTGCTCAGGGATCCCGAGGTCTACCGCCACATGGACCGCCTGGGCGCGGCCTTGGAGCAAGGCATCCTCGCTTCCGCACAGCGGCACGGCGTGGCCATCACCATCAACCGGGTCGGTGGTGCTTTCACGGTCTTCTTTGGGTCCCATCGCGTCCGCGACTACGCGGGGGCCCAAGCGACGGACGGGCGACGCTTCGCCGCCCTCTTTCACGCTCTGCTGCGGCGCGGCGTGTTCATCGCCCCCTCCAAGTACGAGGCGTGGTTTGTATCCGCCCAGCATACCGACGCGGACATCGAGGAGACCCTCGCCGCCGTGGACGCCAGTCTGGCCGAGGTGACTGCCATGACCAGCACCTGA